In a single window of the Palaemon carinicauda isolate YSFRI2023 chromosome 10, ASM3689809v2, whole genome shotgun sequence genome:
- the LOC137648782 gene encoding gamma-butyrobetaine dioxygenase-like — protein MFASRLARSSWRVSAATLQTTAAPVSAGNVTINKCQNYVPVVARSVCTSPVPQKPSKTFVEKAVYNGPKDVTESMAHLKTIEVAFGDKTRSLYPHVWLRENCQCHQCFNGDAIARVILVDELDLNIKPKEIQLVNGGLRVIWPDGHNSVYAGQWLHQRSFTDEARAKQRSEFALKKVLWGSDFKVHKMDFNLAMTDDRALLEWLIILEKYGIILVENSPQKTGPLLDFINRLGFARPTHYGTSYELQTEAIPNNLAYTGSKLGLHTDLPYVDYPPGTTWLHCIRQHEGKGGDNDLSDGVHAAHLLKERNRTLYDVLTRAPIYFQDAGFETYDFRKITKAPTIQLDEEGNISRLNISSQSRDSLMDLDAEGVLLFYKALKAFNDILYEISIRVKTKPGDMLVLDNFRVLHGRTPFDPSTASGKRLLHNAYIDWSELRSKRRVLQKKFGMELE, from the exons ATGTTCGCTTCAAGATTAGCTCGCTCTTCTTGGAGAGTTTCTGCTGCGACCTTACAAACAACTGCTGCTCCTGTTTCAGCTGGCAAT GTAACCATCAACAAGTGCCAGAATTACGTACCAGTTGTAGCAAGATCCGTCTGCACATCTCCTGTGCCTCAGAAGCCGAGCAAAACCTTTGTGGAGAAAGCTGTTTATAATG GCCCTAAAGACGTCACTGAAAGCATGGCCCATTTGAAAACCATCGAGGTTGCATTTGGAGACAAAACGAGATCGCTTTACCCACACGTTTGGCTCAGGGAGAACTGCCAGTGCCACCAATGTTTCAATGGGGACGCTATTGCTCGTGTGATCTTGGTCGACGAACTGGACCTGAACATTAAGCCCAAGGAGATACAG TTGGTAAATGGAGGTCTACGTGTGATCTGGCCCGATGGGCACAACAGCGTATATGCCGGCCAGTGGCTCCACCAACGTTCGTTTACCGACGAGGCTAGGGCAAAACAACGTTCCGAATTTGCTCTCAAGAAG GTTTTATGGGGATCAGACTTCAAGGTCCACAAGATGGACTTCAACCTAGCCATGACAGACGACAGGGCTCTTCTAGAATGGCTGATTATACTGGAAAAGTACGGAATTATTCTGGTAGAAAATTCACCACAGAAGACTGGACCTCTGCTTGACTTCATCAACAGGCTAGGCTTCGCAAGGCCCACGCATTACGG GACTTCCTACGAGCTACAAACTGAAGCGATCCCCAACAATCTCGCCTATACAGGatctaagcttggactgcataCAGACTTACCTTACGTTGATTACCCTCCTGGG ACCACTTGGCTGCACTGCATAAGACAACACGAGGGCAAAGGCGGGGACAATGACCTGTCCGACGGAGTTCACGCCGCCCACCTCCTGAAGGAGAGGAACCGAACCCTGTACGACGTCCTGACGAGAGCCCCCATCTATTTCCAGGATGCAGGATTCGAAACATACGACTTCAGGAAGATCACCAAGGCTCCTACAATACA ACTAGACGAAGAAGGCAACATCTCCCGCCTGAACATCTCCTCGCAGTCCCGAGATTCCTTGATGGACCTGGACGCGGAGGGCGTCCTCCTCTTCTACAAGGCCCTGAAGGCGTTCAATGACATCCTCTACGAGATCAGTATTCGCGTGAAGACAAAACCAG GGGACATGCTGGTGCTGGACAATTTCAGAGTCCTCCACGGCCGGACGCCATTTGACCCCAGCACAGCGTCTGGGAAACGCCTTCTCCACAATGCCTACATTGACTGGAGTGAACTCAGGTCGAAGAGGCGCGTCCTGCAAAAGAAGTTTGGAATGGAGTTGGAATGA
- the LOC137648268 gene encoding ribosome-binding protein 1-like, which yields MFVCWIFVGRIFVNFDDRKSDARAYNGCKSDARAHNGCESDARAHNGCESDARAHNGCESHARAHNGCESDARAHNGCESDARAHNGCESDARAHNGCESDARAHNGCESDARAHNGCESDARAHNGCESDARAHNGCESDARAHNGCESDARAHNGCESDARAHNGCESDARAHNGCESDARAHNGCESDARAHNGCESDARAHNGCESDARAHNGCESDARAHNGCESDARAHNGCESDARAHNGCKSNVRAYNGFKSNVSKLGTFHTVTNKLLIGYTTIKYDI from the coding sequence ATGTTCGTATGCTGGATATTCGTGGGTCGAATATTCGTAAATTTTGATGATCGTAAGTCCGATGCCCGTGCGTACAATGGGTGTAAGTCCGATGCCCGTGCGCACAATGGGTGTGAGTCCGATGCCCGTGCGCACAATGGGTGTGAGTCCGATGCCCGTGCGCACAATGGGTGCGAGTCCCATGCCCGTGCGCACAATGGGTGTGAGTCCGATGCCCGTGCGCACAATGGGTGCGAGTCCGATGCCCGTGCGCACAATGGGTGCGAGTCCGATGCCCGTGCGCACAATGGGTGCGAGTCCGATGCCCGTGCGCACAATGGGTGCGAGTCCGATGCCCGTGCCCACAATGGGTGCGAGTCCGATGCCCGTGCCCACAATGGGTGCGAGTCCGATGCCCGTGCGCACAATGGGTGCGAGTCCGATGCCCGTGCGCACAATGGGTGCGAGTCCGATGCCCGTGCGCACAATGGGTGCGAGTCCGATGCCCGTGCGCACAATGGGTGCGAGTCCGATGCCCGTGCGCACAATGGGTGCGAGTCCGATGCCCGTGCGCACAATGGGTGCGAGTCCGATGCCCGTGCGCACAATGGGTGCGAGTCCGATGCCCGTGCGCACAATGGGTGCGAGTCCGATGCCCGTGCGCACAATGGGTGCGAGTCCGATGCCCGTGCGCACAATGGGTGCGAGTCCGATGCCCGTGCGCACAATGGGTGCGAGTCCGATGCCCGTGCGCACAATGGGTGTAAGTCCAATGTCCGTGCGTATAATGGGTTTAAGTCAAATGTTTCTAAGTTGGGGACTTTCCATACAGTTACCAACAAACTATTGATAGGATATACTACCATAAAATATGACATATAG